A window from Prinia subflava isolate CZ2003 ecotype Zambia chromosome Z, Cam_Psub_1.2, whole genome shotgun sequence encodes these proteins:
- the TRIM14 gene encoding tripartite motif-containing protein 14 isoform X1, giving the protein MAHGQPRLCGAHAGRPLELFCEDCGCCVCALCPALGAHRGHRACLLPQAVRRTQELMELCLKNLEERKEQEAGNKRSIEQAVNDVKAHADMTKRHLSEKMTALQLLLREEESLAKDLIDEKTQQALGAHDQHMRSCQEQLAALETFTHRIRQIQQDSDAINLLEKYTEIEKEMKESSHRLEEWHPIPLSFEHLLNHYKQFIRVLQSILQKPLEARLKEDVFSSLNPTAKTEPGTVLKTMTPIDRLLFLKHARSPAWEYDSIHPRLKLSDDLLEVSCSWRRIFYPCRPQRFDKLWQVLSRDAFLSGSHYWEVDVLGAGAGWWIGAAYPTIGRKGDSEACRLGWNRASWCFKKFDFEYWAFHKVERIPILIEDDPDCIGIFLDYEAGILSFYNVSDGMAHLHTFRCKFTEPVYPALRLWEGSIRTCKLT; this is encoded by the exons CCCACGCCGGGCGGCCGCTGGAGCTGTTCTGCGAGGACTGCGGGTGCTGCGTGTGCGCGCTGTGCCCGGCGCTGGGCGCGCACCGCGGGCACCGCGCCTGCCTGCTGCCGCAGGCTGTCCGCCGCACGCAG GAACTCATGGAACTGTGCTTGAAGAATctagaagagagaaaagagcaagAAGCTGGTAACAAAAGGAGCATAGAACAGGCTGTAAATGATGTGAAG GCTCATGCTGATATGACCAAACGGCATCTGTCAGAAAAAATGACTGCGCTTCAGTTACTTCTCCGGGAAGAAGAGAGTCTGGCAAAAGACTTAATTGATGAAAAGACGCAGCAAGCCCTGGGAGCACATGATCAGCATATGAGGTCCTGTCAAGAACAGCTTGCAGCCCTAGAGACCTTCACACATCGAATCAGACAAATACAACAGGACAGTGATGCTATTAACTTGCTGGAG AAGTACACAGAAATTGAGAAGGAAATGAAGGAATCCAGCCACCGGTTAGAAGAGTGGCATCCAATACCTCTCTCATTTGAACACTTACTTAACCATTATAAACAGTTCATCAGAGTTCTTCAGTCCATTCTACAGAAACCATTGGAAGCCCGGCTCAAAGAAG atgttttcaGTAGCCTTAATCCCACTGCAAAGACGGAGCCTGGGACAGTGCTGAAGACCATGACTCCTATTGACCGGTTGCTTTTCTTAAAAC ATGCAAGATCACCAGCCTGGGAATATGACAGCATTCACCCAAGACTGAAATTGTCTGATGACCTTCTTGAAGTAAGCTGTAGCTGGAGGAGAATATTTTACCCCTGTAGGCCCCAGAGATTTGATAAATTATGGCAAGTGCTAAGCAGAGACGCCTTCCTTTCTGGGAGCCATTACTGGGAAGTTGACGTGCttggtgctggagcaggatggTGGATTGGCGCAGCCTACCCTACCATTGGCAGGAAAGGAGACTCTGAAGCTTGCCGACTGGGCTGGAATAGAGCATCTTGGTGCTTTAAGAAGTTTGATTTTGAGTACTGGGCATTTCACAAGGTGGAGAGAATCCCCATCCTGATAGAAGATGATCCTGATTGCATTGGCATTTTTCTAGATTATGAAGCAGGAATCCTTTCATTCTACAACGTTAGCGATGGCATGGCTCATCTGCACACCTTCCGCTGCAAGTTCACAGAGCCAGTTTATCCAGCCCTGAGACTCTGGGAAGGGTCCATTAGAACATGCAAACTAACataa
- the TRIM14 gene encoding tripartite motif-containing protein 14 isoform X2 — protein MAHGQPRLCGAHAGRPLELFCEDCGCCVCALCPALGAHRGHRACLLPQAVRRTQELMELCLKNLEERKEQEAGNKRSIEQAVNDVKAHADMTKRHLSEKMTALQLLLREEESLAKDLIDEKTQQALGAHDQHMRSCQEQLAALETFTHRIRQIQQDSDAINLLEYTEIEKEMKESSHRLEEWHPIPLSFEHLLNHYKQFIRVLQSILQKPLEARLKEDVFSSLNPTAKTEPGTVLKTMTPIDRLLFLKHARSPAWEYDSIHPRLKLSDDLLEVSCSWRRIFYPCRPQRFDKLWQVLSRDAFLSGSHYWEVDVLGAGAGWWIGAAYPTIGRKGDSEACRLGWNRASWCFKKFDFEYWAFHKVERIPILIEDDPDCIGIFLDYEAGILSFYNVSDGMAHLHTFRCKFTEPVYPALRLWEGSIRTCKLT, from the exons CCCACGCCGGGCGGCCGCTGGAGCTGTTCTGCGAGGACTGCGGGTGCTGCGTGTGCGCGCTGTGCCCGGCGCTGGGCGCGCACCGCGGGCACCGCGCCTGCCTGCTGCCGCAGGCTGTCCGCCGCACGCAG GAACTCATGGAACTGTGCTTGAAGAATctagaagagagaaaagagcaagAAGCTGGTAACAAAAGGAGCATAGAACAGGCTGTAAATGATGTGAAG GCTCATGCTGATATGACCAAACGGCATCTGTCAGAAAAAATGACTGCGCTTCAGTTACTTCTCCGGGAAGAAGAGAGTCTGGCAAAAGACTTAATTGATGAAAAGACGCAGCAAGCCCTGGGAGCACATGATCAGCATATGAGGTCCTGTCAAGAACAGCTTGCAGCCCTAGAGACCTTCACACATCGAATCAGACAAATACAACAGGACAGTGATGCTATTAACTTGCTGGAG TACACAGAAATTGAGAAGGAAATGAAGGAATCCAGCCACCGGTTAGAAGAGTGGCATCCAATACCTCTCTCATTTGAACACTTACTTAACCATTATAAACAGTTCATCAGAGTTCTTCAGTCCATTCTACAGAAACCATTGGAAGCCCGGCTCAAAGAAG atgttttcaGTAGCCTTAATCCCACTGCAAAGACGGAGCCTGGGACAGTGCTGAAGACCATGACTCCTATTGACCGGTTGCTTTTCTTAAAAC ATGCAAGATCACCAGCCTGGGAATATGACAGCATTCACCCAAGACTGAAATTGTCTGATGACCTTCTTGAAGTAAGCTGTAGCTGGAGGAGAATATTTTACCCCTGTAGGCCCCAGAGATTTGATAAATTATGGCAAGTGCTAAGCAGAGACGCCTTCCTTTCTGGGAGCCATTACTGGGAAGTTGACGTGCttggtgctggagcaggatggTGGATTGGCGCAGCCTACCCTACCATTGGCAGGAAAGGAGACTCTGAAGCTTGCCGACTGGGCTGGAATAGAGCATCTTGGTGCTTTAAGAAGTTTGATTTTGAGTACTGGGCATTTCACAAGGTGGAGAGAATCCCCATCCTGATAGAAGATGATCCTGATTGCATTGGCATTTTTCTAGATTATGAAGCAGGAATCCTTTCATTCTACAACGTTAGCGATGGCATGGCTCATCTGCACACCTTCCGCTGCAAGTTCACAGAGCCAGTTTATCCAGCCCTGAGACTCTGGGAAGGGTCCATTAGAACATGCAAACTAACataa